GAATGTTTTTTCTTGCTCTAAAAATAATCGTGAAGACCTAATCAAAACACTGGAAACCAAATTCCGAATCATGTGGTTTTTTAAAATTTTAGTGTCCTGATGTTCTCTCCAAATGGCTTCAAAATAATGCTTCATTTCTGAAAAATCAGTATCGGAAATTTGCAATAATCTCGGAAAACCAATCGATCCGAAAAACGGAAAATCTTTCGCTTTAAGATCTGCAAAATACAAATCGAAAAAAGACTGCGAAAAAAAGAAAATATAACCTTCTATATCTACCGACAATTGCCAACTGTGCACTTGGCCTGGCGACATGAAAAAAAGACTGCCCGACTTCACGTCATACGTATTAAAATCGATATCATGACTGCCCGAACCTTGGGTAAAATAAACCACCAAATAAAAGTTGTGGCGATGCGCTCGTTCAATATGTTTATGACTTTCTTTAAGATGATTCTGCAAGGTGTTACAATAGAACTCGATGTTGGAATCTAGCTGCTGAAATTGGTCAATATGAAGAACCGTAATAGGATTCATTATTTGTTTTGGTCGGTATTTCTAAACGGCATTTCATGTTGTTTAAAACTACTTTCAATAACCGCTTTTTCTAAATTTAAAATATTTTTCAACGAAGCATAATCTACTTTTTCAGCATCATCTGTCGGTTTATGATAATCGTCGTGTCCGCCTGTATGAAAAAACAACACAGGAATTTCTTTCTCATAAAATGAGGTTTGGTCCGAGCCGCCTCTACCCTCGTAGCCCGTATAAAATTTTACAAAATTTTCTGGCTGAATTTCTTTAAAAATCGTTTCGAAAGCAGGCGAAGTCCCATAACCAATAATGGAAACGCCGGTTTCTTTGTTCAGTCTGCCAATCATATCCATATTCAGCATCCACTGAATTTTGCTTAAATCATAAGTCGGATTGTTCACAAAATAGCGCGAACCTACCAAGCCCAATTCCTCGGCACCAAAAGCGATGAACAAAAAATTAACAGGCTCTTTTTCTTTGTTTTGAGAATAAATACGCGCCAATTCTAATAAGCCAGCCACGCCAGAAGCATTATCATCCGCACCATTATGAATAATTCCGTAGCTATTTTCTGCGCGGGAACTGCCTTGTTTTCCTTCGCCGATATGATCGTAATGTGCGCCAATAACGATGGTTTTCTCAGCATTGTTATTCAAAAAGCCAATCACATTTCTCGCCTCACGAATGCTGTCTGTTACTTTTACTTTTCGAACTTTTGCTTTAAAATCTTGATAAAAACCATCCGTTCCTAAAGCGTCTAATTGGTATTTTTTGAAATGTTTAGCAATATATTTTGCAGCTTTTTTATTTTGTTTGCTACCTGTTCCGCGACCTTTCATAGCATCGTCAGCAAGATAATAAATGTGTTTTTCTAAATTTTTAATTTCTACTTCTTGTGCGTTGGCTTGCAATCCCAAAAGGATAAAAATACTTAGAATGGCTGTTCTCATGCCAACAAAATTAACGAAAAGTCATTAGAATTCGCTTTATAAAATTTTACATTAGGAAAAAAGAAAGTGAAACATAAACCATTGAATGATATTTATTTAAAACAAATCACATTTAATTATTTTACACATTAAAATAAGACATAATATTTAACTTATTGACAATTAATAAAGCAATTAAATAACTTTAATTTAAATTAAGGCATGATATATGTATTAAAATGCATAATAATATTTAAAACTTAGCATTATGAGAAGCATTTTATGGACCGTAGCTGTCATTTGTATTATCGTTTGGCTGCTGGGTATGATAGGCGTAATTCCCGGAATAAGTACGGGTTATTTAATTCACATTTTATTGGTAATTGCCGTTATTGTCGTTCTTTTTAACATTATTTCCGGACGAAAACCGCTGGATTAAAAAACATAAAACCTCCTTAGCGAGGTTTTTTTTATCGCATTTCATCATTTTTAATTCTTAAAAACGATGCTTCTTTTTAAAACATTAATTTCAAAATAAAACGAAGAAAGCGTTTCTCTAAAAAACCTCGTATTTTTGCAGCAAATAAAAAAACCTTGCAAACCGATTTACTTTTAATTACGCCTCCTTTTACGCAACTCAACACACCATATCCCGGAACGGTCTATTTAAAGGGGTTTCTGAATACTTTGTCCTACCAAATATTTCAGTCGGATTTGGGATTGGATGTCATTTTAAAGCTATTTTCCAAGCAAGGTTTAACGGATTTATTTGAGTTTATTGAGCATCAAAATGTAGAATTGGGCGAAAATGCTCAACGCATGTTGATATTGAAAGACGATTATATTTCCAGCATTGATCCCGTTATTCACTTTCTGCAAGGCAAAAATTCAACGTTGGCGGATTCTATTGTTCAAGATGGATATTTGCCCGAGGCTTCAAGATTTTCTCAATTGGAGGATTTGGATTGGGCTTTTGGAGCGATGTCTTTTCAGGATAAAGCCAAGCATTTTGCCACTTTATATTTAGAAGATTTATCGGATTTAATTATTGAAGCTGTAGACGAAAATTTCGGTTTTAGTCGATATGCAGAACGTTTGGGAAGATCAGCCCATTCTTTTGATGAGTTGTACAATGAACTTCAAAATAAACCCACTTATATTGATAAAATCACGCTTTCCGAATTAGAAAAACTGATTCAGAAAACGCAACCCAAAATCATTGGATTTTCCGTGCCTTTTCCTGGAAATTTGTATTCGGCTTTTCGTTGTGCGCAATACATAAAAACCAATTATCCCAACATAAAAATCAGCATGGGCGGAGGTTTCCCGAATACAGAATTGCGTTCTTTGAGCGATGTTCGCGTGTTTGAATTCTTTGATTTCATTATGTTGGATGATGGCGAAGCACCAACGGAACAGCTCCTAAAATTCATCTATAACGAAGCCGAAATTTCAGATTTAAAAAGAACATTTATCCTTCAAAATAATGAAGTAATTTACATCAACAATCCTGAAATTCGGGATTATAAATTCTCAGAAGTTGGAACGCCCGATTATTCGGATTTAAGATTGAATGAATACATTTCTGTGATTGAAGTGGTGAATCCGATGCACCGACTTTGGAGCGATGGCCGTTGGAATAAACTGACGATGGCGCACGGTTGCTATTGGGGAAAATGTACGTTTTGCGACATTTCTTTAGATTATATTAAAATTTACGAACCTATTGTTGCTCAACAAATTGTTGACAGAATGGAGGAACTGATAAAAACCACTCAAAATACAGGTTTTCATTTTGTGGATGAAGCCGCTCCACCTGCTTTGATGCGTGAAGTAGCCTTGGAAATTCTCCGCCGAAAACTCACCGTAACTTGGTGGACGAATATTCGTTTTGAGAAAAGTTTCACCTATGATTTGTGTAGATTGTTGAAAGCTTCGGGTTGTATTGCGGTTTCTGGAGGTTTGGAAGTGGCTTCGGACCGATTGTTAAAACTCATTGACAAAGGTGTAACCGTGGATCAGGTAGCGATTGTAAACCGAAATTTCACCGAAGCTGGCATTATGATTCACGCCTATTTGATGTACGGATTTCCGACACAAACTACCCAAGAAACTATTGATAGTTTAGAAATGGTTCGTCAGTTATTTGAAATCGGGATTTTGCAATCTGGTTTTTGGCATCAATTTGCGATGACGGCTCACAGTCCGGTGGGTATGAATCCCCATTATTACAAAGTCATCAATCACAGTACAGAACTAGGAACTTTTGCAAATAATGATATGCTGCACGAGGAAAAATCAGGCTTAGATCATACGCAATTTTCGTTTGGTTTGAAGAAATCTTTGTTCAATTATTTGCATGGTGTAGGATTTGAACTGCCTTTGCAGGAATGGTTTGATTTTAAAATTCCAAGAACAACGATTCCGAAATTTTATATTGAAGATGTTTTAAATAATGAGACTTTTTCTGGTCACAAACCCAATCAGAAAGTCGTTTGGCTGGGTGGAATTCCGCAATTGAACATCACCACAAAAACCAAAAAAGGCATCATTTACGAAAATGCAATGTTAAGCATTCATACCAAACAAGATGCTGTGGAAATCCGTATGGAGAAAGAAATTGCAGAATGGTTGATTAACTTCATCCAACTTTTAAACGAAAGTCCAAAAGCATTGACTTATCAACAGATGAAAACTCATTTTGAAGAAGCTTTGGAAATAAATTTTGATGTTTTTATAGCATCAAAACCTGCAGAAAAATTGAAGGAGATTGCATTGCTTTTTGTTTAATTTTATTATCCGTTTTTAATCGCAATTCTGAGTTTTAACTCAAAGTCGCAAAGGATTTTAAAAAGCAAACTGTTATTAAGTTCGCAAAGGATTTTGATTATAAAAATTGAGAATTTGTTATTCTAAATTTTCAACTTTTGAATTGAATAAAATCATTAGAATTCCCATTGAAATAAAACCTGAAACCAATAACAGTCCATATTTTGCAAAAGAAAAAGGAATATAAATAACAGAAAAAAGACTTGATAATATTAAAATAATTTCATTAGAAATAACCCCGAAAACTAAAATATAAAGTCCAAACTTAAAGAATTTTCTATCTTTATTTTCCTGAAACTCCCCTATTTTCCAAATTAAAAATAGACTTACGCCTACTAATAAAACCAGATGCAAATAGGCAATTACGATATTAATATTGTTAAATGCCAAAACGCCAATTTCTGGAATGGCAGAAAGTCCTTGTAATACAAATTTTAACAAAAAAGTGATTCCTACAATTTTTAAAAGAAGTTTACTCTCAGTTTTCATAGTTGCAGAAATATTTTTCCATTGTTGCACTACGATTTTGTGAATTTTTACAGCGCCAAAAAGTTGAATAATTCCCACTATTCCCATTGGTAAGAACCAATTCTGTGCAGATTTCATCCATAATACAGAGAGTCCGTATCCTAAAAAAGTTCCTAAAAAAAGAAGAATAAAAGTAATTTTGTTGTCTCTTTTAGAAATTGTAAAGCCATATTTCCGAAGGCTTATCCATACAATTCCAATGCAAGAAAAAAGGAAAAAACCGTTGTATTGATAATGCAAATAGAAATAACCAGAAGCTCTATAAATTTCTTCAAACGCTTCTTTTTGGGACGAAAAATACGCAAGACCAAAAATCCCGATGGCAGAAAAAACCGCAAAAAATGCTGCATATTTTAACCAAATAATTGCAGGATCTTTAATGGTTTTAGTATCCTTCCATACAAATAAACAATACGCAAAGCCCGTAAACAAAGCAATTGCGGAAAAAACGATAGACAACCAATAATATCCACCGTATAAAAACGAAAACAACATTCCGTAGGAACCAATTTGATTAGATATCATTAAAATTTGATATTTAATCTTGTTGAAATCAGGTTTATTCTTTTGGATATAATTGGCAACAAAAATGTAAATACACGAGGAAACCCAGCCGTAAAAAGCAAAATGCGAATGCGATTCCTGCATAAATTTATGTGTAAAACCCGGAAGAGAAAACACCAAATTATACCTCATTAAAGTTCCTAAAAGCGAAACTAAAAAGAAGTTAAAAAGACTTATTCTAATCCAAAACTTTAGATTTAACATCGGCTTATTGTATTTCTGTTCTCAAGAGCATGTTATTATTCAGCAAATATAAAAACTAAATGCCGAATAAAAGAGTTAAAAGTCTTTTATTCAATTGATAATTATCAGTCCTTAAATCTTTTAAAAATCTTGTTTTGGAAATGGATTTTGTAGTTTTTATGAATTAGAAATTTGAAGTCATATTTTTTTTCCTTCTAATTAAATTAACCTATTTCTAAGATTTATCATGAAGGAGATGATCCTAGCTATACCTATTACGATGGTAAAACCAACGGAAGCATCGAAATTCCAACGGAGAATATATCAAAAGAAGTTGGAGATTATTTCATTGTAATTTTCACCAATGATTCTTACAGCGAAGTTTCTAAGCGTGTCCAGTTCGAAATGTATGATAGCACCTTAGGAACTGCAGCACCAGATGCCCATAACAACGAGCTACAAGTCTATCTAATCCTGCAAAACAAGGTGAAAAAAACCGTCTTAAAATCAAAATATCCGATTGACCAAATTGATATTTATGACATGACAGGAAGTTTATTCTATACCTCAAAAAATATTCATGCCCTCAACTACTCTATCATTAATCAAAGTCTTCCAAAAGGGACTTATATTATGAAAGTACATTCTAACAAACTTTATACTTTAAAAATGATTATTAAATAATTGTTTGCAGAGTGCAATTAATACAAACGGCAGGATTCTTCTCGTTGTTTTTTTTATTTTTTTTAAAATTTAGAACTTCTAAAAACCTAGACATTATTTACAAAACATCTTATATAAAAACTTGAAATTTACACTAAGCTCAATATGCATAAAAAAGCTGTAAATTTGCGACATGAATCAGGACACAATTTGCGCTTTAGCCACTGCCAATGGAATGGGCGCCATCGGGATCATTAGGATTTCTGGAGAAAAATCTTTTGAAATCGTTAATAAAGTTTTTGAAGGTAAAAATCTGGAAAAAGTGGCCTCTCATACTGTACATTATGGGTTTGTTAAAGATGAAACCGAAACGATTGATGAAGTTATGGTTTCGGTTTTTCATGCACCGAAGACTTTTACTACAGAGCATTCGGTGGAAATTTCTTTTCATGGCTCACCGCATATTGGGGCAAAAATCCTAGAAGTGTTGATAAAAAATGGTGCAAGAATGGCGAAAGCTGGGGAGTTCACCATGCGTGCATTTATGAATGGCAGAATAGATCTTTCCCAAGCCGAATCTATTGCTGATTTGATTGCTTCTGAAAATGAAGCGTCACGAAAAGTAGCTTTGAACCAATTAAAAGGTGGAATTACACAGGAAATTTCGGTACTGAGAAATGATTTGCTGAACTTCACTTCTCTTATTGAACTCGAACTCGATTTTGCTGAAGAAGACGTGGAATTTGCTGATAGAACCGCTTTGGTAGGTTTGATAAAGAAGATTCAGATGAAATTAAAATCCTTAATTGATAGTTTCCAATACGGAAATGCCATCAAAAACGGAACCGCCGTTGCCATTATCGGGAAACCTAATGCCGGGAAATCTACCCTACTGAATGCATTGTTGAAAGAAGAACGTGCGATTGTGAGCAATATTGCGGGAACGACAAGAGATACCATCGAGGAAATTCTGCATATTAAAGGACATGCCTTCCGATTGATTGATACCGCGGGACTTCGTGAAACGGAGGACGAAATAGAAGCGATAGGTGTAAAAAAAGCCAAAGAAAAGGTGGAACAAGCGGAGGTTTTGGTGTATTTGGTGGATGCTGCAACTATAGATTTTAGCGAAGATTTCGACATGCTGAAAAGCCTCATTCGAAAAGATTTAGAAGTAATTGTTTGCGCAACGAAGATTGACGAGGTTAGCCCTTCGGTTTACGAGAGTATGGAATCCGCGTTCCGAAATGAAATTGATTTCCCATTTAATTTCATTACCATATCTGCGGTTGAAAACCAAAACATTCAAGATTTAAAGAATGATTTATCCTCCTATGTTGAAAGTTTGAAAGCCCAAGAAGGCGGTGTAGTGATTACTAATCAACGTCACTATGCAGCTTTGCAGAACTCTTTGGAATCGGTAACGCGTGTGGAAGAAGCTGTTTCTCATCAAATCACTACCGAACTGCTCGCCTACGAATTGAGAAATGCTTTGGAACAATTGGGTGAAATCTCTGGTGAGTTTACTAACGATGAAGTTTTAGGCAATATTTTTAGTAAGTTTTGTATCGGGAAGTAATTATATCCGCCAAATGATGATTTATTACATATAAAGCGCATGTTTTGTAATATTTTTACTATTTATCCTAACAACAGTGTTGCTGTTAGGGTTGAGCCATGGGTAATTGTGTCTGATTATTGATGAGCCGAAAACATTTGCTTTTACCTTCTTAGTGGACTCTTGTACTATTACTTTTATTATTGAGTCTCCTTTTTTCGGTTTTGGTTTCATGAATTATCCATACACCATCCATACATTCTCCATACACTATTTATACACTACCCGTAAATTAATAATGAAGTAATTTTTAATGTAATAATGTAAGAAACTAATGATGTTACAAAGGGAAGGAATTTTTGGCCCGTGAAATTCAGAAATGTGTTCCATAGTCCACCAGGCACTCCTTTAATCTTATCTGCATTTAACAAAAAAAGAGCCCACGC
This genomic stretch from Chryseobacterium sp. POL2 harbors:
- a CDS encoding AraC family transcriptional regulator, translated to MNPITVLHIDQFQQLDSNIEFYCNTLQNHLKESHKHIERAHRHNFYLVVYFTQGSGSHDIDFNTYDVKSGSLFFMSPGQVHSWQLSVDIEGYIFFFSQSFFDLYFADLKAKDFPFFGSIGFPRLLQISDTDFSEMKHYFEAIWREHQDTKILKNHMIRNLVSSVLIRSSRLFLEQEKTFSRQSSLSYLTRLHDFENLVEQHFISEKTVQFYADQLQISTKHLNRISQSVLGVKASEIISKRTILEAKRMLVYLDESLVDIAFRLGFSEYPYFTRFFKKQTGLTPSEFLMLNRKH
- a CDS encoding M20/M25/M40 family metallo-hydrolase produces the protein MRTAILSIFILLGLQANAQEVEIKNLEKHIYYLADDAMKGRGTGSKQNKKAAKYIAKHFKKYQLDALGTDGFYQDFKAKVRKVKVTDSIREARNVIGFLNNNAEKTIVIGAHYDHIGEGKQGSSRAENSYGIIHNGADDNASGVAGLLELARIYSQNKEKEPVNFLFIAFGAEELGLVGSRYFVNNPTYDLSKIQWMLNMDMIGRLNKETGVSIIGYGTSPAFETIFKEIQPENFVKFYTGYEGRGGSDQTSFYEKEIPVLFFHTGGHDDYHKPTDDAEKVDYASLKNILNLEKAVIESSFKQHEMPFRNTDQNK
- a CDS encoding lmo0937 family membrane protein; its protein translation is MRSILWTVAVICIIVWLLGMIGVIPGISTGYLIHILLVIAVIVVLFNIISGRKPLD
- a CDS encoding B12-binding domain-containing radical SAM protein, which produces MQTDLLLITPPFTQLNTPYPGTVYLKGFLNTLSYQIFQSDLGLDVILKLFSKQGLTDLFEFIEHQNVELGENAQRMLILKDDYISSIDPVIHFLQGKNSTLADSIVQDGYLPEASRFSQLEDLDWAFGAMSFQDKAKHFATLYLEDLSDLIIEAVDENFGFSRYAERLGRSAHSFDELYNELQNKPTYIDKITLSELEKLIQKTQPKIIGFSVPFPGNLYSAFRCAQYIKTNYPNIKISMGGGFPNTELRSLSDVRVFEFFDFIMLDDGEAPTEQLLKFIYNEAEISDLKRTFILQNNEVIYINNPEIRDYKFSEVGTPDYSDLRLNEYISVIEVVNPMHRLWSDGRWNKLTMAHGCYWGKCTFCDISLDYIKIYEPIVAQQIVDRMEELIKTTQNTGFHFVDEAAPPALMREVALEILRRKLTVTWWTNIRFEKSFTYDLCRLLKASGCIAVSGGLEVASDRLLKLIDKGVTVDQVAIVNRNFTEAGIMIHAYLMYGFPTQTTQETIDSLEMVRQLFEIGILQSGFWHQFAMTAHSPVGMNPHYYKVINHSTELGTFANNDMLHEEKSGLDHTQFSFGLKKSLFNYLHGVGFELPLQEWFDFKIPRTTIPKFYIEDVLNNETFSGHKPNQKVVWLGGIPQLNITTKTKKGIIYENAMLSIHTKQDAVEIRMEKEIAEWLINFIQLLNESPKALTYQQMKTHFEEALEINFDVFIASKPAEKLKEIALLFV
- a CDS encoding T9SS type A sorting domain-containing protein; the encoded protein is MYDSTLGTAAPDAHNNELQVYLILQNKVKKTVLKSKYPIDQIDIYDMTGSLFYTSKNIHALNYSIINQSLPKGTYIMKVHSNKLYTLKMIIK
- the mnmE gene encoding tRNA uridine-5-carboxymethylaminomethyl(34) synthesis GTPase MnmE, which gives rise to MNQDTICALATANGMGAIGIIRISGEKSFEIVNKVFEGKNLEKVASHTVHYGFVKDETETIDEVMVSVFHAPKTFTTEHSVEISFHGSPHIGAKILEVLIKNGARMAKAGEFTMRAFMNGRIDLSQAESIADLIASENEASRKVALNQLKGGITQEISVLRNDLLNFTSLIELELDFAEEDVEFADRTALVGLIKKIQMKLKSLIDSFQYGNAIKNGTAVAIIGKPNAGKSTLLNALLKEERAIVSNIAGTTRDTIEEILHIKGHAFRLIDTAGLRETEDEIEAIGVKKAKEKVEQAEVLVYLVDAATIDFSEDFDMLKSLIRKDLEVIVCATKIDEVSPSVYESMESAFRNEIDFPFNFITISAVENQNIQDLKNDLSSYVESLKAQEGGVVITNQRHYAALQNSLESVTRVEEAVSHQITTELLAYELRNALEQLGEISGEFTNDEVLGNIFSKFCIGK